A portion of the Candidatus Binatia bacterium genome contains these proteins:
- a CDS encoding uracil-DNA glycosylase, with protein sequence MLAVEQAALESAGRQELRRIVSTLRRQLQWKARAGIRVLPKGRPAEKRPTIVASNLLEGSESGLFSDHAAAYEAKSLEELRAAIGDCRRCKLWPGRTHLVFGVGNPNADVMFVGEGPGRDEDLKGEPFVGRAGQLLTDIITKGMGLRREDVYIANVVKCRPPENRNPEPDEVESCEPFLKKQIDLVRPKIVVALGKFAVQCLLQSKQPISRLRGNWHDYHGVKLMPTFHPAYLLRNPGDKKLVWEDIKKVIQELKAD encoded by the coding sequence ATGCTTGCGGTGGAACAAGCCGCTCTGGAATCCGCTGGGCGTCAAGAGTTAAGAAGAATCGTCTCCACGCTGCGCCGCCAGTTGCAGTGGAAAGCGCGCGCCGGAATCCGCGTCTTGCCCAAGGGCCGCCCTGCTGAAAAAAGGCCGACCATAGTTGCGTCCAATTTGCTCGAAGGGTCTGAGAGCGGTCTCTTCTCGGACCATGCCGCCGCCTATGAGGCCAAGTCATTGGAGGAGCTCCGCGCCGCGATCGGCGATTGCCGGCGCTGCAAGCTCTGGCCGGGACGCACCCATCTGGTTTTCGGCGTCGGCAATCCCAACGCCGACGTGATGTTCGTCGGCGAGGGGCCGGGCAGAGACGAGGACTTGAAAGGCGAGCCGTTCGTCGGGCGCGCGGGGCAACTCCTTACGGACATCATCACCAAGGGAATGGGACTGCGAAGAGAGGACGTCTACATCGCCAACGTCGTCAAATGCCGGCCGCCGGAGAACCGCAATCCGGAGCCCGACGAAGTCGAGTCGTGCGAGCCGTTTCTCAAAAAGCAGATCGACCTGGTGCGGCCGAAGATCGTCGTCGCTCTGGGCAAGTTCGCCGTGCAATGCCTGCTGCAAAGCAAGCAGCCGATCTCGCGCCTGCGCGGCAATTGGCACGATTATCACGGCGTCAAGCTCATGCCGACGTTTCATCCGGCTTACCTCTTGCGCAACCCGGGAGATAAAAAACTTGTTTGGGAAGATATTAAAAAAGTCATCCAAGAGCTTAAGGCTGATTAG
- a CDS encoding VacJ family lipoprotein, whose product MAIRCRLLSSWRTLLFLAAATLVLGSPWTVGAEEENIAATEALVADAGAGEASSVNPDGVSSYLLAEAQPSAAAEDSEAEQDPWEGFNEPMFRFNRQLDRYIVKPIATGWDFVLPDVVQRSLHNAFDNIRVVPRFVNNVLQLKWHGAGREFARFTLNSSIGLAGFIDVAKDGFGIQQSDEDFGQTLGVWGAKTGPYLVLPLVPAPMTIRDGIGKGVDTLIDPLTWVLPFGASAGIFVTDGINERSLNLDRFQRVEESVVDLYSAVRNAYLQRRAAAIRE is encoded by the coding sequence ATGGCGATTCGTTGTCGGTTGTTGAGCTCGTGGAGGACGTTGCTGTTTTTAGCCGCTGCGACCCTGGTTCTCGGCAGCCCCTGGACCGTCGGCGCAGAGGAAGAAAACATTGCAGCGACCGAAGCGCTGGTCGCCGACGCGGGCGCCGGCGAAGCCAGTTCAGTGAACCCAGACGGCGTCTCCTCTTACCTCCTGGCAGAAGCCCAACCCTCCGCTGCCGCCGAGGACTCCGAAGCCGAACAAGACCCCTGGGAAGGCTTTAACGAGCCGATGTTCAGATTTAACCGCCAGCTGGACCGATACATCGTCAAGCCGATAGCTACCGGATGGGACTTTGTGCTTCCCGACGTGGTGCAAAGAAGTCTGCACAACGCTTTTGACAATATCAGAGTAGTTCCGCGCTTCGTTAATAACGTCTTGCAGCTCAAGTGGCACGGCGCGGGCCGCGAATTCGCTCGCTTTACCCTGAACAGCTCCATAGGATTGGCGGGGTTCATCGACGTCGCTAAGGACGGCTTCGGCATTCAGCAAAGCGACGAGGACTTCGGCCAGACGTTGGGAGTTTGGGGCGCCAAAACAGGCCCCTATCTGGTTCTCCCGCTCGTGCCTGCGCCCATGACCATACGCGATGGAATCGGTAAGGGAGTGGACACGCTGATCGACCCGCTTACCTGGGTTCTTCCATTCGGAGCCAGTGCCGGCATCTTTGTCACCGACGGCATCAACGAGCGCTCTCTTAACCTCGATCGCTTCCAGCGCGTCGAGGAATCGGTCGTCGATCTTTACAGCGCGGTGCGCAACGCCTACCTGCAAAGACGCGCGGCGGCTATCAGAGAATAA
- the coaBC gene encoding bifunctional phosphopantothenoylcysteine decarboxylase/phosphopantothenate--cysteine ligase CoaBC, with product MDAKPAPKIVLGVAGGIACYKAVELVRLLGREGFSVQVVMTREAMNFVAPLTFQTLSGRPVATEIFSLTEESEIGHINLADQAEVFVIAPATANIIGKIASGIADDLLTTVVMATQAPVLIAPSMNVHMLENPIFQENVRKLKRVGYHFMEPGEGYLACGYEGKGRLPEPADIVEEIRGLLKKKDLAGERLLITAGPSHEPIDPVRYIANRSSGKMGYALARAGLRRGAEVTLVSGPTSLSPPPRARLIRVKTAAEMRENVMQEFSRSTAVVMAAAVADYSPEKFIPQKVKKSDKPMRLDLKANPDILKELGARKNGQLLIGFAAETEELVANAKRKLREKNLDFIVANDVTSETSGFEADTNAATLLDRQGNVEPLPLMTKEELADRIFDFLRDLRSGRRERPAG from the coding sequence ATGGATGCTAAACCTGCGCCCAAGATCGTGCTCGGCGTAGCCGGCGGCATCGCCTGTTACAAGGCGGTGGAGCTGGTCCGCCTGCTCGGCCGCGAAGGCTTTTCAGTACAGGTCGTCATGACGCGGGAAGCGATGAATTTTGTCGCGCCACTGACGTTTCAGACCTTGTCAGGCCGTCCCGTGGCGACGGAAATTTTCAGCCTCACCGAGGAATCCGAAATCGGCCACATCAATTTGGCCGATCAGGCCGAAGTTTTCGTCATTGCGCCGGCCACGGCCAACATTATCGGCAAGATCGCAAGCGGCATCGCCGACGATTTGCTCACCACCGTCGTGATGGCGACCCAGGCGCCGGTGCTGATTGCGCCGTCGATGAACGTTCACATGCTGGAGAATCCGATTTTTCAGGAAAACGTCCGCAAGCTCAAACGAGTCGGTTACCATTTCATGGAGCCGGGCGAGGGCTATCTGGCGTGCGGCTACGAAGGCAAAGGACGGCTGCCCGAGCCCGCCGACATCGTCGAAGAGATCCGCGGCCTGTTAAAAAAAAAGGACCTGGCGGGTGAGAGGCTCTTGATCACGGCGGGTCCGAGCCATGAGCCGATCGACCCGGTGCGCTATATCGCCAATCGATCCTCCGGAAAAATGGGCTACGCGCTGGCGCGCGCCGGCCTGAGACGAGGCGCGGAAGTGACGCTCGTCAGCGGGCCGACTTCGTTGTCGCCACCGCCGAGGGCGCGGCTGATTCGAGTCAAGACGGCCGCCGAAATGCGGGAGAATGTTATGCAGGAATTCTCGCGCTCTACGGCCGTCGTCATGGCGGCGGCGGTCGCGGACTACAGTCCGGAGAAGTTTATTCCGCAAAAAGTTAAAAAATCAGACAAGCCGATGCGCCTCGATTTGAAAGCCAATCCGGACATTCTGAAAGAGCTGGGCGCAAGAAAAAACGGGCAACTTCTCATCGGCTTTGCCGCCGAGACGGAGGAGCTGGTCGCCAACGCCAAGAGAAAGCTTCGGGAAAAAAATCTCGACTTCATCGTGGCGAACGATGTGACTTCCGAGACGAGCGGCTTCGAAGCGGACACCAACGCGGCTACCCTATTGGACCGCCAGGGGAACGTCGAGCCGCTGCCGCTCATGACCAAAGAAGAGCTGGCGGACCGGATCTTCGACTTTCTACGCGACTTGCGGAGCGGACGGCGCGAGCGTCCCGCAGGGTAA
- a CDS encoding DUF4416 family protein yields MGTPQEPQPVKLFIALLAAHDDLIPPVESDLSALFGPIDSASAIFPWSVTDYYQSEMGRALRRRFISFERLISPEALAEIKHKTHKVEDSYRRAEGTGRRRRVNIDPGYVDAGKVVLASTKGAGHRMYLQAGIYGETTLLFYEGSFHPFPYTYQDYLWPETIKFLADLRHRYLGQVKR; encoded by the coding sequence ATGGGCACGCCGCAAGAGCCCCAGCCGGTCAAACTTTTTATCGCCCTGCTGGCCGCTCATGACGATCTGATTCCCCCGGTTGAGAGCGATCTCAGCGCGCTGTTCGGCCCGATCGATTCGGCGAGCGCGATTTTTCCCTGGTCGGTGACCGATTATTACCAGAGCGAAATGGGCCGCGCTCTCCGCCGGCGCTTCATATCTTTCGAGCGGCTGATTTCTCCGGAGGCGCTTGCCGAAATCAAGCACAAGACCCACAAGGTCGAAGACAGTTATCGGCGCGCCGAAGGAACTGGCAGACGGCGTAGAGTGAACATCGACCCGGGCTACGTCGATGCCGGCAAGGTGGTCTTGGCCTCGACCAAAGGCGCCGGTCACCGGATGTATCTCCAGGCGGGAATTTACGGCGAGACGACTCTGCTCTTTTATGAAGGATCGTTTCATCCCTTTCCGTACACCTACCAAGACTATCTTTGGCCCGAGACGATCAAGTTTCTTGCCGATTTGCGCCACCGTTATCTCGGGCAAGTAAAACGTTGA